Proteins from a single region of Cryptococcus neoformans var. grubii H99 chromosome 5, complete sequence:
- a CDS encoding U3 small nucleolar RNA-associated protein 21 produces the protein MIPSLEHPTKKRQKKQLRPSLPAAGPSQQPSSPARIFAPFRALGYVTDHVPFAMFVHTPSGALATPTVNITTSVGRSWLMWDASRMTLVFAGADTGNQINGLAMTGTDIYASSGSRVIKYHRGKEVASFLSLDGSTFGHILIFGDDLLALKKDGTGMFVFDLATRHLRNQISFHSSFTASSLMHPATYLNKVLVGSKQGELQLWNVRTCTLVHSFPHPTPSNPSSITTIVQTPAVDVIGIGYLDGSIRIQDIKHGDLVMQMKIEDGAVSSMSFRMDGPSILATASSTGSISIWDLSKGGRILHTLRGAHDQSISGLQWVAGQPLLVSSSFDNSVKQWLCDSPTGMPRLLKLRGGHHAPPTCVRYYGEDGKQILTAGKDRALRYTSVVRDSRSFELSQGSLVKKAIGLGVTVDHLKFPQITAISSSSMRSKDWEDVLTAHSEDAVARTWRVQEKRLGPWTFELEDGYAQSVCVTACGNFGFAGSSTGEIRMWNMQSGKERKSFALTGAAPGDSKPKIISQSKGMVKAKGGKLERAKGSKSVQAITGLATDALNTMVIAGTLEGKLYFFDFHSTRKLDEIQLESSITAISLHRDSGLLAVTCDDLVIRLVDVESRRIVRELRGFKGRILDVVFTPDSRWVIATSLDSIIRTYDIPTGKLIDAFKTSSIATSVTFSPTGDFLATSHVDSVGVYLWANRAQFTDVALRHLEEDDDIVEVGLPTVQGLDADAAIEGIEDVGAPEFTDIYTTPDQIDESLVTLSLIPRSRWQMLLNLETIKQRNKPKEAPKAPEKAPFFLPTISGLETQFDLSAVENRTEEESHKGKRLELDGSWLESEFTRRLSGEDETGRYNTFFEYMKALPPSTLDLEIRSLISLPHLSSFINALTQRLKSHRDYEAIQAIMSVFLRVHGDMLIANAELKEALGALRLEQERESKRLRELVGYALGTLGFLRGA, from the exons ATGATTCCCTCTTTAGAACACCCCACGAAAAAGCGCCAAAAGAAGCAGCTTCGTCCCTCCCTGCCTGCTGCCGGACCGTCGCAACAgccctcctcccccgcccGCATCTTCGCACCTTTCAGAGCTCTGGGCTATGTCACAGATCACGTTCCTTTCGCAATGTTTGTTCACACTCCAAGCGGAGCACTCGCTACCCCCACTGTAAACATAACGACCTCAGTGGGAAGGAGCTGGCTGATGTGGGATGCGTCAAGGATGACTTTAGTTTTCGCCG GGGCTGATACTGGTAACCAAATAAACGGTCTGGCGATGACTGGAACAGACATATATGCCTCCTCTGGCTCGAGAGTCATCAAGTATCATCGAGGCAAAGAG GTGgcctcttttctctctctaGATGGGTCGACTTTCGGCCACATATTAATTTTTGGTGATGATCTCCTGGCCCTCAAAAAAGATGGCACAGGGATGTTCGTGTTTGATTTGGCTACTCGGC ATTTGAGGAATCAGATTTCTTTCCACAGTTCATTCACAGCATCTTCGTTAATGCATCCGGCTACCTATCTGAACAAAGTCCTGGTAGGCAGTAAACAGGGTGAATTGCAGTTGTGGAATGTCCGAACATG CACCCTTGTCCACTCTTTCCCTCACCCCACCCCATCTAATCCGTCTTCTATAACCACCATTGTACAAACACCTGCTGTCGACGTTATCGGTATTGGTTATCTGGACGGATCCATCCGAATTCAAGATATCAAACATGGTGATTTAGTCATGCAGATGAAGATTGAGGATGGCGCAGTGTCCTCAATGTCATTTCGAATGG ACGGGCCGTCAATCCTAGCCACTGCATCTTCGACGGGTTCAATATCCATTTGGGACCTCAGTAAGGGTGGAAGGATATTGCACACCCTTCGGGGTGCGCATGATCAGAGTATCAGCGGCCTCCAATGGGTTGCTGGACAACCTTTGCTCGTATCGTCCAGTTTCGACAACAGCGTCAAG CAATGGCTCTGTGATTCCCCTACTGGGATGCCAAGGCTACTCAAGCTGCGCGGCGGCCATCACGCTCCGCCAACTTGTGTTAGATATTACGGGGAAGACGGAAAGCAGATTTTGACCGCTGGTAAAGACCGCGCCCTCAGGTACACCAGTGTCGTCCGGGACTCTCGAAGTTTCGAGCTTTCTCAAG GATCATTGGTGAAAAAGGCTATCGGCCTTGGGGTAACCGTTGATCACCTCAAGTTTCCCCAGATCACTGCCATTTCGAGCTCTTCCATGCGCTCCAAAGATTGGGAGGACGTTCTCACCGCTCATTCTGAGGATGCCGTTGCTCGCACTTGGCGTGTCCAAGAAAAACGTCTGGGCCCATGGActtttgagcttgaagatggtTATGCTCAATCGGTGTGCGTAACCGCTTGTGGTAATTTTGGCTTTGCAGGATCTTCCACTGGAGAAATTAGGATGTGGAACATGCAATCAGGGAAAGAGCGCAAATCTTTTGCTCTAACGGGCGCCGCGCCAGGTGACTCGAAGCCTAAAATTATCTCGCAAAGCAAGGGCATGGTGAAGGCAAAAGGAGGGAAGCTGGAGAGAGCTAAGGGCAGTAAGTCTGTGCAGGCTATTACTGGTCTTGCAACAGACGCGTTGAACACCATGGTTATTGCCGGTACACTTGAAGGGAAACTTTAC TTCTTTGACTTTCATAGCACTCGAAAACTAGACGAAATACAATTAGAGTCTTCTATAACAGCGATCTCCCTTCACCGTGACAGCGGGCTGCTTGCGGTGACCTGCGATGATCTGGTTATCCGTCTTGTCGACGTGGAATCTCGCAGGATCGTTCGAGAACTAAGAGGTTTCAAAGGTCGTATCCTTGATGTCGTCTTTACACCCGATTCCCGCTGGGTAATTGCCACTTCTCTGGATTCTATCATTCGTACCTACGACATTCCCACTGGTAAACTCATTGATGCGTTCAAGACATCTTCCATCGCTACCAGTGTGACCTTCTCTCCTACAGGTGACTTTTTGGCCACATCCCATGTCGACAGTGTGGGAGTCTATCTGTGGGCGAACAGGGCCCAGTTTACAGACGTGGCATTGAGGCAtcttgaggaggatgatgacatCGTGGAAGTGGGGCTGCCAACGGTTCAGGGTTTGGATGCAGACGCCG CCATTGAGGGTATCGAGGATGTTGGTGCACCGGAATTTACAGACATCTATACCACCCCTGATCAAATTGACGAATCGTTGGTTACGCTCTCCCTTATACCCAGGTCGCGATGGCAAATGCTTCTTAACCTCGAGACCATAAAG CAACGGAATAAACCTAAAGAAGCTCCAAAGGCGCCCGAAAAAgctcccttcttcttgcccacCATAAGCGGACTTGAGACGCAGTTCGACCTGTCGGCCGTTGAAAACCggacagaggaagaatcccataaggggaagaggctgGAACTGGATGGTAGCTGGTTAGAAAGCGAATTCACGAGGAGATTaagtggagaggatgagactGGACGCT ACAACACTTTTTTTGAATACATGAAGGCTTTACCTCCCTCCACACTCGACCTTGAAATTCGATCGCTCATTTCTCTACCCcacctttcttcattcatcaaTGCGCTCACACAACGACTCAAATCACACCGAGATTATGAAGCCATCCAGGCAATTATGTCTGTCTTTTTGAGAGTGCACGGCGATATGCTGATTGCCAATGCGGAGTTGAAAGAAGCACTCGGCGCACTGAGACTAGagcaagaaagagaaagtaAGAGGCTGAGAGAACTTGTGGGATATGCTTTGGGGACCTTGGGTTTCCTTCGTGGCGCTTGA
- a CDS encoding pre-mRNA-splicing factor SLU7, protein MLSTSTSLQGGKVSREEYRRQKDLEAARKAGTAPAALDEQGNAINPHIPEYITKAPWYADTGRPSLAHQRINEQGPHLKLDEWYDRGAKAGPAAKKYRKGACENCGAMTHRRKDCVERPRKRGAKFTNKDIAPDELVQQFEGDYDAKRDRWNGYDPASYKHVVEEYEATEEMRKRYREEEIDQQTSTDMAAVKKLAKKDKEGKVEDDDDFGSSDEDEDDEDKYADAADQVGQKLDTKTRITVRNLRIREDTAKYLINLDETSAYYDPKTRSMRDAPVRNMNPEDMKFAGDNFQRYSGDATNMQKLQLFAWQSAQKGSNINVSANPTAGELLHREFQQKKEVLKDTNKTSILAKYGGEEHLQRMPKELLSGQTENYVEYSRSGQIIKGRERAKARSKYDEDVYINNHTAIWGSYYDLSTSQWGFACCHSVLPGSYCTGDAGKLANASSSASALIASSSERAQIEEAAEKERKSLAEQRLEDLASGKAKKGKERVLDLPQYGKRPEDGEDLDLDKGRLKNALKEEKKRKKMGEDEAWQQAKKGKTDVTQEELEAYRLSKQTYDDPMANYQDPEDQ, encoded by the exons ATGCTCAGCACAAGCA CATCCCTCCAGGGCGGAAAGGTCTCTCGTGAGGAGTACCGCAGACAGAAAGATCTCGAGGCAGCCCGTAAAGCCGGTACCGCCCCAGCAGCCTTGGACGAGCAGGGTAATGCCATTAACCCACATATTCCGGAGTACATCACCAAAGCCCCGTGGTATGCCGACACCGGTCGTCCGTCTCTGGCGCATCAACGTATCAACGAGCAGGGTCCCCATCTCAAACTTGACGAATGGTATGACAGAGGCGCCAAAGCTGGGCCGGCGGCGAAAAAGTACAGAAAGGGCGCTTGCGAAAACTGCGGAGCAATGACACATAGAAGGAAAGACTGTGTGGAGAGaccgaggaagagaggggcAAAGTTCACCAATAAGGATATCGCTCCCGATGAGCTTGTTCAGCAATTTGAAGGTGATTACGATGCCAAGCGTGATAGGTGGAACGGGTATGACCCTGCATCTTACAAACACGTCGTGGAGGAATACGAGGCGACCGAGGAAATGCGCAAGAGAtacagagaagaagaaattgaTCAGCAAACGTCTACCGATATGGCTGCCGTGAAGAAGCTTGCcaaaaaggacaaggagggtaaagtggaagatgatgatgacttTGGATCcagtgatgaggatgaagatgacgaagacAAGTATGCCGATGCTGCGGATCAGGTCGGCCAGAAATTGGACACCAAAACCAGGATCACCGTGCGAAACCTTCGTATTCGAGAGGATACTGCGAAATATCTCATCAATCTAGATGAGACTTCCGCATATTATGATCCCAAGACGAGGTCGATGCGCGATGCCCCTGTTCGGAATATGAATCCTGAAGAT ATGAAATTCGCTGGCGACAACTTCCAGCGGTACTCGGGCGACGCAACCAACATGCAGAAACTTCAACTGTTCGCCTGGCAGTCTGCTCAGAAGGGTAGCAACATCAATGTCTCGGCCAATCCTACTGCGGGTGAATTGTTGCATCGAGAATTCCAACAGAAAAAAGAAGTCCTCAAGGATACCAACAAGACATCGATATTGGCCAAGTATGGTGGCGAAGAGCATTTGCAAAGAATGCCGAAGGAGCTATTGAGTGGTCAGACTGAAAATT ATGTGGAATATTCTCGATCAGGACAAATTATCAAAGGGCGAGAACGCGCCAAGGCTCGGTCAAAgtatgatgaagatg TCTATATCAATAATCATACCGCCATCTGGGGCTCTTATTACGATCTTTCTACTTCGCAATGGGGTTTCGCCTGTTGCCACTCCGTTCTTCCTGGATCGTACTGTACTGGCGACGCCGGCAAATTGGCAaatgcttcttcttctgcttcggCACTGATAGCATCGTCTAGTGAGCGCGCTCAGATTGAAGAGGCCGCTGAGAAGGAGCGCAAGTCTCTTGCCGAACAGCGTCTCGAGGATCTCGCGTCTggcaaggccaagaaaggcaaggagagGGTATTGGACTTGCCGCAATATGGCAAACGTCctgaggatggagaggacCTCGATTTAGATAAggggagattgaagaaCGCCctcaaggaggagaagaagagaaagaagatgggtgAAGACGAGGCCTGGCAGCAGGccaaaaaagggaagacaGATGTCACCCAGGAAGAGCTCG AGGCATATCGATTGTCAAAACAGACCTACGACGATCCCATGGCGAACTATCAGGACCCTGAAGACCAGTAA
- a CDS encoding branchpoint-bridging protein, protein MWRPAAKTTGTNDVPLANKRRFGLPEEGPPSNSPSYAPRPAADIQYFNGRQEREREPRDERERSRDDYDRRRDDYVRDDRDRRYDDYPRDGHSDRRDERSRWDEGDRREAPRGRERSRDRGDSNEDGPRKRRSRWGDASAKVNVPGMPVAVMGNVSQTELDNYAIHVRLEEINRKLRTGDVVPPEGQRSPSPTPQYDAYGRRTNTRELRYRKKLEDERTRLIDRAVKSDPNFRPPVDFQHKRGSRPQDKVYIPVKEFPEINFFGLLVGPRGNSLKKMERESGAKISIRGKGSVKEGKGRPGNFPHDEEDELHCLITADDESKVKACVALINRVIETAASTPEGENDHKRNQLRELASLNGTLRDDENQLCQNCGEKGHRRWECPQQRVYSANVICRICGGAGHMARDCRGRGDPSLTQNKQTAFDSEYTALMAELDEGGGSTPGAAPAAAIGAPGAIPPQSRVPPWRLPENWQTNSGGFRGPAGFQAQGYQQAAPGAAAYGQQAYPGYAGYQTGAVGGYGSPATGGADAYAAYYASMGQQAPAAAV, encoded by the exons ATGTGGAGACCAGCTGCAAAGACAACCGGCACGAACGAC GTCCCTCTCGCAAACAAGCGACGCTTCGGTCTCCCCGAAGAAGGTCCTCCCTCCAACTCACCTTCCTACGCTCCTCGTCCTGCTGCCGATATCCAGTATTTTAACGGCCGACAAGAGCGCGAACGTGAGCCTCGGGACGAGAGGGAGAGGTCAAGGGATGATTAcgacaggaggagggatgaTTACGTGCGAGACGACAGGGACCGAAGATATGACGACTACCCTAGGGATGGACACAGTGACAGGCGAGATGAGAGGTCGAGGTGGGATGAAGGGGATAGGAGAGAGGCTCCCAGAGGCCGTGAGCGTTCTAGGGATCGAGGAGACTCAAATGAAG ATGGCCCGCGGAAGCGTCGATCTCGATGGGGCGACGCTTCAGCCAAAGTCAATGTTCCCGGAATGCCTGTCGCCGTCATGGGCAATGTTTCTCAGACCGAACTTGACAACTATGCTATTCACGTCCGTCTCGAGGAGATCAATCGCAAACTGAGGACCGGTGATGTCGTACCCCCCGAGGGTCAGCGTTCTCCATCCCCTACTCCTCAATACGATGCCTACGGACGCAGGACCAATACAAGGGAGTTGAGATATCGCAAAAAACTGGAAGATGAGCGTACGAGATTAATTGATCGAGCGGTCAAGTCAGACCCCAATTTCCGACCCCCTGTGGACTTTCAGCATAAACGAGGTTCTCGACCTCAAGACAAAGTCTATATTCCTGTCAAAGAATTTCCTGAAATCAACTTTTTCGGTTTGCTAGTTGGTCCTCGTGGTAATTCCCTcaaaaagatggaaagggaaagcgGTGCCAAAATCAGCATCCGAGGTAAGGGAAGTGTCAAGGAAGGTAAAGGAAGGCCTGGTAACTTCCCTcatgatgaggaggatgagttACACTGTTTGATCACCGCCGACGATGAGAGCAAGGTCAAGGCTTGTGTCGCCTTGATCAACAGGGTTATAGAAACT GCTGCGTCCACTCCTGAAGGCGAAAATGATCATAAGCGAAACCAGCTTCGAGAACTGGCTTCTCTTAACGGTACTCTCCGAGACGACGAGAACCAGCTTTGCCAAAACTGTGGCGAAAAAGGTCACAGGCGATGGGAATGCCCACAACAGAGAGTGTATAGCGCCAATGTCATCTGTCGTATTTGTGGTGGAG CTGGTCATATGGCACGAGATTGCCGCGGTCGTGGTGATCCAAGCCTTACTCAGAATAAACAAACTGCTTTCGATTCAGAGTACACTGCACTTATGGCAGAACTCGACGAAGGCGGCGGATCTACGCCAGGCGCCgctcctgctgctgccatTGGCGCTCCTGGTGCTATTCCACCCCAGAGTAGGGTCCCCCCTTGGAGACTTCCGGAAAATTGGCAGACCA ACTCTGGCGGGTTCCGTGGTCCCGCCGGTTTCCAAGCTCAAGGCTACCAGCAAGCCGCCCCAGGTGCTGCCGCCTACGGTCAACAAGCTTACCCGGGTTACGCCGGTTACCAGACAGGTGCTGTGGGTGGGTATGGAAGTCCCGCCACCGGCGGTGCTGACGCATATGCTGC CTACTATGCCTCTATGGGGCAGCAAGCCCCTGCCGCGGCTGTTTAA